AGGACGGGCCAGCCTTTAACTGAAGATTAAATTCGTTTTGGTCGATATTCAGTAAAAAAGCGCAGAAAGCACGGTTGACCCGTCCGGTTGGCCGTCGTTTATCGGTAACCTCGACAGCTAGATCGGTCCAATTCTTCAACTCTCGCCCCTGCTTTTGCAATAAAATTTGCGCGGCACGCAAGAGACCTTCACTGCTGTTGAGAGAGCAAGACAGTTCCTCTCGGGTTGCGACACGTAATCGCGCGAAAAGAGGCAGGGACAGGGAATTACAAGTCGGTATAGAATGTTCCCTGTGATGAAGAAGAATTTCACCCAATACATGCGCCGGCATTTTACCGGCCAAAATCCGTAAAAGCGCGGCGGTGGATGACGTGCTTAAAATTGCCTGCCGGAGAGCCGTACCGGAGAGCCAAGTACCCGGTGCTGTCGTAAGCGACTTGTCTTTTTCCGCTTGACCCTGTCGAGGCAGAAAATGCAACGTCAATTGTTTGCTGAGCTGATAGCGCAAAATTGCTACGGCATATTCAAGTGCCAAAATATTATTGGAAGATTTAAAAAAAGTTTCAAAGCTAAAGCCTTCTTGCAGTGCCGTTAGATACCAATCAGGCTGAAGAGAAGATAAGAATTTTATTACCGCTCGGCTGCGTGCAACGGCGAAACTGTTACCGCTGTCAAGCAATAAGTGCAGTTCATCCTCGAAAATTTTTGGCTCGTCAATTAAAATTTTAGCAATATTATAAAAAATATCAGGCCGATCGCTGTCTTCAGCCCCACAAAAAACATTCATGCGCAGGCCTGTGGCGGCTAAAAGTCGGACGGCACCGGCGGCAAAACTTCCGGCGGCAGAACAGGCAAAGGGAAGCGGCAGTTCCAGAACCAAATCACTGCCCATTTTAATTGCCAGCTCACCGCGTACAAACTTAGTCAAAATGGCCGGTTCACCACGTTGGGTAAATTCCCCGGACATAACATTTATAATTGCGGTATCTTCACCGCATATGCGCCGAATCTCACGATACTGCCAGGCGTGACCGTGATGAAAAGGGTTGTATTCAGCTATTACGGCGGCTACATTCATAAAACACCTCTTAAGATAATCTGACTTAATACTTTATTTAATGCATTATCCGATACGTATCTGATACTTTTTTGATACCTCCTTGAAAAGTTTAACATTTTGCCGGGTGTAACGCTATAAGAAAAGCAAAAATATAGTATTTGTTAATTTGAATATATGCTATGATAACCACAGTTGTAACTATAATTTAGTTACCCTTCATTCCTTTTTGTTCCGATACCCTCATCATTGCGGTGGTGAGGGTATTCATTTTGGGGAGAGGCCGCCGTTTGCGTGTCGTTTTTCATTATTTCGGTTGAACTGAAACGAAAAATTACCTATACTGTGAGTGATAAGCGAGTGTAGCAGATACACTTATTTTTCAGAATGGATGGTAACGAATATGAAATTAATTGATCGAATTATTGCCAGAGCCAAGAGTGCCGGCAAAACAATTGTTTTGCCCGAATCTGAGGATCGAAGAGTTTTGGAAGCAGCTGCCAAAGCTACCGCTTCCGGTTTGGCCAAAATAGTCCTTATCGGTGACAAAGAAGAAGTACTAAAACGAGCGGAAGGCTTGGATTTGAGCCAAGTCAGATTTGTCAATCCTCTTACTTACGAGAAGAAAGACGAATACATCGAAAAGTTTTATGAATTACGTAAGAACAAGGGCATGACTTTGGAAAAAGCTGCAGAGACTATGAAAGACTACACCTTCTTTGCCGTGATGATGGTTAAAATGGGCGAAGTTGATGGAATGGTCTCGGGTGCCGCACACAGCACTGCCAATACTTTACGTCCTGCTTTGCAAATTTTGAAAACCGCTCCCGGCACAGCCATCGTTTCGGCATTTTTCTTAATGTGCGTACCTGACTGCCAATATGGAGAAGAAGGTAATTTTATTTTCGGCGATTCAGGTTTGGTTGAGAATCCGTCGGCAGAAGACCTAGCGGAAATTGCTATTTCATCAGCCGCATCTTTCCGTCAACTGGTGGAAAAAGAACCGAAAGTTGCCATGCTTTCATATTCGACAAAAGGCTCGGCCAAAAATCCATTGGTTGACAAGGTAATTGCAGCTACTGAGTTGGCAAAGGCCAAAGCCCCTGATTTGCAACTTGACGGCGAACTGCAGCTGGATGCGGCACTAGTAGAGTCCGTAGGTAAATCCAAAGCTCCCGGCAGTAAAGTTGCAGGTAAGGCGAATACGTTGATTTTCCCAGATTTAAATGCCGGAAATATCGGTTATAAACTTGTTCAACGTTTGGCCAAAGCTGAGGCTTACGGGCCGATCTGTCAAGGTATAGCTGCCCCGGTCAACGATCTTTCCCGTGGCTGCGTAGCGGATGATATCGTTGGTGTTATCGCAATAACAGCGGTACAGGCTATGGCCCACTGATACTTAATATAGGCGGTTGGCAGCGATTGTTTAAGCTGGACTGTTGTTTTGCACAATTGCCGAAGGGTATAAATTATTAGTTGCAACGAAAGGAAGCTTTATGAAAGTATTGGTTATTAATGCCGGTTCTTCGTCACTGAAATATCAGTTGTTGAATACCGACACCAAAGAAGTCATGGCCAAGGGTTTGGCAGAGCGGATCGGAATTAACGATTCTTTGCTCAGCTACAAACGTAATAACGCTGATAAGATCGAAAAAAAGATCGATATGCCGGATCATACTGCGGCAATTGAAGCGGTATTGGGTTTGTTGACCGACAAAACGGTTGGCGTTATCAAGTCAATGAGCGAAATTGATGCTGTAGGCCATCGTGTTGTCCATGGAGGGGAAAAATTTGCCGCTGCTGCGGTTATAACCCCTGAAGTTAAGAAAGCAATTGAAGAATGTGTTGACTTGGCACCGCTGCACAATCCGCCGAATCTTACCGGTATTGAGGCGTGCCAAGCGGCTATGCCGAATGTGCCGCAAGTCGCCGTCTTTGACACCGCTTTCCATCAAACAATGCCTGCTGAGGCTTATATGTATGCCATCCCTTATGAGTATTATGAGAAATATAAGGTGCGTCGTTACGGTTTCCACGGAACTTCCCATGCTTATGTTGCTGAACGGGCTGGCAAAATTCTCGGCCGCGACTGGCGTGATTTGAAAATTATTACCTGCCATTTAG
This is a stretch of genomic DNA from Mageeibacillus indolicus UPII9-5. It encodes these proteins:
- a CDS encoding tRNA(Met) cytidine acetate ligase, translated to MNVAAVIAEYNPFHHGHAWQYREIRRICGEDTAIINVMSGEFTQRGEPAILTKFVRGELAIKMGSDLVLELPLPFACSAAGSFAAGAVRLLAATGLRMNVFCGAEDSDRPDIFYNIAKILIDEPKIFEDELHLLLDSGNSFAVARSRAVIKFLSSLQPDWYLTALQEGFSFETFFKSSNNILALEYAVAILRYQLSKQLTLHFLPRQGQAEKDKSLTTAPGTWLSGTALRQAILSTSSTAALLRILAGKMPAHVLGEILLHHREHSIPTCNSLSLPLFARLRVATREELSCSLNSSEGLLRAAQILLQKQGRELKNWTDLAVEVTDKRRPTGRVNRAFCAFLLNIDQNEFNLQLKAGPSYIRPLAYSKRGRYLLRLLRQKATLPLINNASDFLEYLPTDAVRQQGELCLRAADLIAYSLQRPGGTEFNEFARAGKYLSGDS
- the pta gene encoding phosphate acetyltransferase, with product MKLIDRIIARAKSAGKTIVLPESEDRRVLEAAAKATASGLAKIVLIGDKEEVLKRAEGLDLSQVRFVNPLTYEKKDEYIEKFYELRKNKGMTLEKAAETMKDYTFFAVMMVKMGEVDGMVSGAAHSTANTLRPALQILKTAPGTAIVSAFFLMCVPDCQYGEEGNFIFGDSGLVENPSAEDLAEIAISSAASFRQLVEKEPKVAMLSYSTKGSAKNPLVDKVIAATELAKAKAPDLQLDGELQLDAALVESVGKSKAPGSKVAGKANTLIFPDLNAGNIGYKLVQRLAKAEAYGPICQGIAAPVNDLSRGCVADDIVGVIAITAVQAMAH
- a CDS encoding acetate/propionate family kinase, producing the protein MKVLVINAGSSSLKYQLLNTDTKEVMAKGLAERIGINDSLLSYKRNNADKIEKKIDMPDHTAAIEAVLGLLTDKTVGVIKSMSEIDAVGHRVVHGGEKFAAAAVITPEVKKAIEECVDLAPLHNPPNLTGIEACQAAMPNVPQVAVFDTAFHQTMPAEAYMYAIPYEYYEKYKVRRYGFHGTSHAYVAERAGKILGRDWRDLKIITCHLGNGSSIAAIKNGKCIDTSMGFTPLAGVPMGTRSGDIDPAILKFLGEKENLSLSELDTILNKKSGMVGVSGVGSDFRDLGAAKAAGNARADLALKMFSYAVRKYIGAYTAALNGVDVIVFTAGVGENGSAERQDICCGLDYLGLVFDEEANKVARGIEKIISKPESKVTVMAIPTNEELSIALETERLTAK